DNA sequence from the Lodderomyces elongisporus chromosome 5, complete sequence genome:
catcatcattatcgtAATCAATAAACGATTCAAGTAAATCAATAAAAAAGCTCCACAActtttttgactttgtaATTCGTTTCCCAACCGTTATCGACGAATCGAAATAACTAATTGgttccttctcttctttgtaCATTATATCGCTCAATACTTGTATCGCTTGCTCTTCTCTGAAAAAATCACTACTCAATCTGAGCTCACTCCAATATATGTACAAATCAGCAAGTTCATCCGGATGCGGGAATTGTGACTGAACTGCTTTGCTAATAATTAGATCAGCAGTTCTAAAGTCACCCGAAGAGGAATAGATCTGGGCATACATTTTCCAAATGTCCGATAATTTGTGTTTGCAGTTGCCGGGGATCTTTAATGGATTGATAGATTTTATAGCTTCAGCAATAGTTTTAATCTTTTCACTtagttgttcttgtttattATAAATCTCAATTCTCGTGAACCAAAAATCGACATTATTGGTATCTTGTCGTAGTTGCACATCATTAACATATAGCTTTCGACTGTTTAGCAAAGTTTCATACTCATCAAGCAGCTTCGAAAGCAATTTCGAGTTGGTTTTGGACTCAACAGcaaaaagtttttcaagCCGTGTTTCCTCATATTCTGCATATTCGTTAAACACATCTTTAAACTCTTCTATTGTGTTGCACTCCTTAACAAGCTCGGAATAAGCTTTCACCACTTTTTCCTCATTTTGCtggttgtttgtttttaaaaactGGATTAGCTTTAGTTTCAAGTTTATAGATTGCTCTGGatatttttgtaaaaatttgttgatcAATTTATTAAAGTCCTTTTCCTGTgttttactatttttttcgCTTGATATAAGAAAgtccaaatattcaaataCTAATTCAATCTTCAGTTTGGGCAATTTCGCATGGACGTACTCATTTGAGTTTACTATTGTTGAATACAATCTTGCAACATTTTTCACGTCGCCAAActcttttaatttatcAATAAATTCAAGCACATTCATTGACAATGATTTATTTCGCGAGTCAGCAAcattttgttgatgatcATTTACTGTTCCTTTGAGTATCCTTGGGTCAATGTATTTCATATATCGCAAGTATATATCAATACCAGCTACACCTCCAATTGTATTTGCAAATTGTAAGAAATACGGCCAGACCTTACCGTGCTCTTCGATTGGCAAGTTTTGCAAGCACTGGTTGAATTTTCGTCGTATATAAGTTACTTTATCAATATAATTCTCCAATAGACACTCAATAATTATTTGCCAATGACCATATGATTTGGGTAAAGCATCAACACATTGGTCAAAGATGGAGAATTGGTCTGCCGTAGATAAAAGCGCAAGATTATCCTGATTAGTGATAAGTTCAAGGTATAGGGTCCATAGCAGTTTATCATTGGGTAGTGCCTCGACAGCTCTGTTTATAATAAATATTCGAGATGCAAATGGTCCATCTTGATTAATTTTGAAGTTGTAGTATGAATGCCATGTCTCAGAATTTTGATTATCCTTTGCAAGTTGCTCTTCAAACGAGATATCTTTATCACTTAGCAAACCATCCAACATTAATTGTTTGT
Encoded proteins:
- the SYF1 gene encoding pre-mRNA-splicing factor syf1, producing the protein MLDGLLSDKDISFEEQLAKDNQNSETWHSYYNFKINQDGPFASRIFIINRAVEALPNDKSLWTLYLELITNQDNLALLSTADQFSIFDQCVDALPKSYGHWQIIIECLLENYIDKVTYIRRKFNQCLQNLPIEEHGKVWPYFLQFANTIGGVAGIDIYLRYMKYIDPRILKGTVNDHQQNVADSRNKSLSMNVLEFIDKLKEFGDVKNVARLYSTIVNSNEYVHAKLPKSKIELVFEYLDFLISSEKNSKTQEKDFNKLINKFLQKYPEQSINLKLKLIQFLKTNNQQNEEKVVKAYSELVKECNTIEEFKDVFNEYAEYEETRLEKLFAVESKTNSKLLSKSLDEYETLLNSRKLYVNDVQLRQDTNNVDFWFTRIEIYNKQEQLSEKIKTIAEAIKSINPLKIPGNCKHKLSDIWKMYAQIYSSSGDFRTADLIISKAVQSQFPHPDELADLYIYWSELRLSSDFFREEQAIQVLSDIMYKEEKEPISYFDSSITVGKRITKSKKLWSFFIDLLESFIDYDNDDDDAGVDSGNREEGSNEKDSGLMNLRYINQVIEAFEQMIKLKIASAKDMMQYASFLETHKQTDKSLSIYERALLIFNDSLIRQEIWRIYMTKLKFINNVERVKDIKERFENEQIR